One segment of Meriones unguiculatus strain TT.TT164.6M chromosome 3, Bangor_MerUng_6.1, whole genome shotgun sequence DNA contains the following:
- the Prkaa1 gene encoding 5'-AMP-activated protein kinase catalytic subunit alpha-1 isoform X3, translated as MVVHRDLKPENVLLDAHMNAKIADFGLSNMMSDGEFLRTSCGSPNYAAPEVISGRLYAGPEVDIWSSGVILYALLCGTLPFDDDHVPTLFKKICDGIFYTPQYLNPSVISLLKHMLQVDPMKRATIKDIREHEWFKQDLPKYLFPEDPSYSSTMIDDEALKEVCEKFECSEEEVLSCLYNRNHQDPLAVAYHLIIDNRRIMNEAKDFYLATSPPDSFLDDHHLTRPHPERVPFLVAETPRARHTLDELNPQKSKHQGVRKAKWHLGIRSQSRPNDIMAEVCRAIKQLDYEWKVVNPYYLRVRRKNPVTSTFSKMSLQLYQVDSRTYLLDFRSIDDEITEAKSGTATPQRSGSISNYRSCQRSDSDAEAQSKPSEVSLTSSVTSLDSSPVDLAPRPGSHTIEFFEMCANLIKILAQ; from the exons ATGGTGGTCCACAGAGATTTGAAACCTGAAAACGTCCTGCTTGATGCACACATGAATGCAAAGATAGCTGACTTTG gtcTTTCAAACATGATGTCAGATGGTGAATTTTTAAGAACAAGCTGTGGCTCACCCAATTATGCTGCACCAGAAGTAATTTCAGGAAG ACTGTACGCAGGCCCCGAGGTGGACATCTGGAGCAGTGGGGTCATCCTCTATGCTCTGCTGTGCGGAACCCTCCCCTTTGATGATGACCATGTGCCAACTCTTTTTAAGAAGATATGTGATGGGATTTTTTATACCCCTCAGTATTTAAATCCCTCTGTAATCAGCCTTTTGAAGCATATGCTGCAGGTAGATCCCATGAAGAGGGCTACAATAAAAGACATCAG GGAACATGAATGGTTTAAACAGGACCTTCCAAAATACCTCTTTCCTGAGGATCCATCATATAGTTCAACCATGATTGATGATGAAGCCTTAAAGGAAGTGTGTGAAAAGTTTGAGTGCTCAGAAGAGGAGGTTCTCAGCTGCCTGTACAACAGAAACCACCAGGACCCATTGGCAGTTGCCTACCACCTCATCATAGACAACAGGAGAATAATGAATGAAGCCAAAGATTTCTACTTGGCAACAAGCCCACCTGATTCTTTCCTTGATGATCACCATTTAACTCGGCCCCATCCTGAAAGAGTGCCATTCTTGGTTGCTGAAACACCACGGGCACGCCATACCCTTGATGAATTAAACCCACAGAAATCCAAACACCAAGGTGTACGGAAAGCAAAGTGGCATCTGGGAATTAGAAGTCAGAGTCGACCAAATGATATCATGGCAGAAGTATGTAGAGCAATCAAGCAGTTGGATTATGAATGGAAG GTTGTAAACCCCTATTATTTGCGCGTACGAAGGAAGAATCCTGTGACAAGCACATTTTCCAAAATGAGTCTACAACTATACCAAGTGGATAGCAGGACTTACTTATTGGATTTCCGTAGTATTGATG ATGAAATTACAGAAGCCAAATCAGGGACTGCTACTCCACAGAGATCGGGATCCATCAGCAACTATCGATCTTGCCAAAGGAGCGATTCCGATGCTGAGGCTCAAAGCAAGCCCTCAGAAGTTTCTCTTACCTCATCTGTGACCTCCCTCGACTCTTCTCCTGTTGACTTAGCTCCAAGACCAGGAAGTCACACAATAGAATTTTTTGAAATGTGTGCAAATCTAATTAAAATTCTTGCACAGTAA
- the Prkaa1 gene encoding 5'-AMP-activated protein kinase catalytic subunit alpha-1 isoform X1, giving the protein MRRLSSWRKMATAEKQKHDGRVKIGHYILGDTLGVGTFGKVKVGKHELTGHKVAVKILNRQKIRSLDVVGKIRREIQNLKLFRHPHIIKLYQVISTPSDIFMVMEYVSGGELFDYICKNGRLDEKESRRLFQQILSGVDYCHRHMVVHRDLKPENVLLDAHMNAKIADFGLSNMMSDGEFLRTSCGSPNYAAPEVISGRLYAGPEVDIWSSGVILYALLCGTLPFDDDHVPTLFKKICDGIFYTPQYLNPSVISLLKHMLQVDPMKRATIKDIREHEWFKQDLPKYLFPEDPSYSSTMIDDEALKEVCEKFECSEEEVLSCLYNRNHQDPLAVAYHLIIDNRRIMNEAKDFYLATSPPDSFLDDHHLTRPHPERVPFLVAETPRARHTLDELNPQKSKHQGVRKAKWHLGIRSQSRPNDIMAEVCRAIKQLDYEWKVVNPYYLRVRRKNPVTSTFSKMSLQLYQVDSRTYLLDFRSIDDEITEAKSGTATPQRSGSISNYRSCQRSDSDAEAQSKPSEVSLTSSVTSLDSSPVDLAPRPGSHTIEFFEMCANLIKILAQ; this is encoded by the exons TGGGCAAGCATGAATTGACTGGCCACAAAGTCGCTGTGAAGATACTCAACCGGCAAAAGATCCGAAGCCTTGACGTGGTTGGAAAGATCCGCAGAGAGATTCAGAACCTGAAGCTTTTCAGGCACCCCCACATAATCAAACT GTACCAGGTCATCAGTACACCATCTGATATTTTCATGGTGATGGAATATGTCTCAGGAGGAGAGCTATTTGATTATATCTGTAAAAATGGAAGG TTGGATGAAAAGGAAAGTCGACGTCTGTTCCAACAGATCCTTTCTGGTGTGGATTATTGTCACAGGCATATGGTGGTCCACAGAGATTTGAAACCTGAAAACGTCCTGCTTGATGCACACATGAATGCAAAGATAGCTGACTTTG gtcTTTCAAACATGATGTCAGATGGTGAATTTTTAAGAACAAGCTGTGGCTCACCCAATTATGCTGCACCAGAAGTAATTTCAGGAAG ACTGTACGCAGGCCCCGAGGTGGACATCTGGAGCAGTGGGGTCATCCTCTATGCTCTGCTGTGCGGAACCCTCCCCTTTGATGATGACCATGTGCCAACTCTTTTTAAGAAGATATGTGATGGGATTTTTTATACCCCTCAGTATTTAAATCCCTCTGTAATCAGCCTTTTGAAGCATATGCTGCAGGTAGATCCCATGAAGAGGGCTACAATAAAAGACATCAG GGAACATGAATGGTTTAAACAGGACCTTCCAAAATACCTCTTTCCTGAGGATCCATCATATAGTTCAACCATGATTGATGATGAAGCCTTAAAGGAAGTGTGTGAAAAGTTTGAGTGCTCAGAAGAGGAGGTTCTCAGCTGCCTGTACAACAGAAACCACCAGGACCCATTGGCAGTTGCCTACCACCTCATCATAGACAACAGGAGAATAATGAATGAAGCCAAAGATTTCTACTTGGCAACAAGCCCACCTGATTCTTTCCTTGATGATCACCATTTAACTCGGCCCCATCCTGAAAGAGTGCCATTCTTGGTTGCTGAAACACCACGGGCACGCCATACCCTTGATGAATTAAACCCACAGAAATCCAAACACCAAGGTGTACGGAAAGCAAAGTGGCATCTGGGAATTAGAAGTCAGAGTCGACCAAATGATATCATGGCAGAAGTATGTAGAGCAATCAAGCAGTTGGATTATGAATGGAAG GTTGTAAACCCCTATTATTTGCGCGTACGAAGGAAGAATCCTGTGACAAGCACATTTTCCAAAATGAGTCTACAACTATACCAAGTGGATAGCAGGACTTACTTATTGGATTTCCGTAGTATTGATG ATGAAATTACAGAAGCCAAATCAGGGACTGCTACTCCACAGAGATCGGGATCCATCAGCAACTATCGATCTTGCCAAAGGAGCGATTCCGATGCTGAGGCTCAAAGCAAGCCCTCAGAAGTTTCTCTTACCTCATCTGTGACCTCCCTCGACTCTTCTCCTGTTGACTTAGCTCCAAGACCAGGAAGTCACACAATAGAATTTTTTGAAATGTGTGCAAATCTAATTAAAATTCTTGCACAGTAA
- the Prkaa1 gene encoding 5'-AMP-activated protein kinase catalytic subunit alpha-1 isoform X2, whose translation MVMEYVSGGELFDYICKNGRLDEKESRRLFQQILSGVDYCHRHMVVHRDLKPENVLLDAHMNAKIADFGLSNMMSDGEFLRTSCGSPNYAAPEVISGRLYAGPEVDIWSSGVILYALLCGTLPFDDDHVPTLFKKICDGIFYTPQYLNPSVISLLKHMLQVDPMKRATIKDIREHEWFKQDLPKYLFPEDPSYSSTMIDDEALKEVCEKFECSEEEVLSCLYNRNHQDPLAVAYHLIIDNRRIMNEAKDFYLATSPPDSFLDDHHLTRPHPERVPFLVAETPRARHTLDELNPQKSKHQGVRKAKWHLGIRSQSRPNDIMAEVCRAIKQLDYEWKVVNPYYLRVRRKNPVTSTFSKMSLQLYQVDSRTYLLDFRSIDDEITEAKSGTATPQRSGSISNYRSCQRSDSDAEAQSKPSEVSLTSSVTSLDSSPVDLAPRPGSHTIEFFEMCANLIKILAQ comes from the exons ATGGTGATGGAATATGTCTCAGGAGGAGAGCTATTTGATTATATCTGTAAAAATGGAAGG TTGGATGAAAAGGAAAGTCGACGTCTGTTCCAACAGATCCTTTCTGGTGTGGATTATTGTCACAGGCATATGGTGGTCCACAGAGATTTGAAACCTGAAAACGTCCTGCTTGATGCACACATGAATGCAAAGATAGCTGACTTTG gtcTTTCAAACATGATGTCAGATGGTGAATTTTTAAGAACAAGCTGTGGCTCACCCAATTATGCTGCACCAGAAGTAATTTCAGGAAG ACTGTACGCAGGCCCCGAGGTGGACATCTGGAGCAGTGGGGTCATCCTCTATGCTCTGCTGTGCGGAACCCTCCCCTTTGATGATGACCATGTGCCAACTCTTTTTAAGAAGATATGTGATGGGATTTTTTATACCCCTCAGTATTTAAATCCCTCTGTAATCAGCCTTTTGAAGCATATGCTGCAGGTAGATCCCATGAAGAGGGCTACAATAAAAGACATCAG GGAACATGAATGGTTTAAACAGGACCTTCCAAAATACCTCTTTCCTGAGGATCCATCATATAGTTCAACCATGATTGATGATGAAGCCTTAAAGGAAGTGTGTGAAAAGTTTGAGTGCTCAGAAGAGGAGGTTCTCAGCTGCCTGTACAACAGAAACCACCAGGACCCATTGGCAGTTGCCTACCACCTCATCATAGACAACAGGAGAATAATGAATGAAGCCAAAGATTTCTACTTGGCAACAAGCCCACCTGATTCTTTCCTTGATGATCACCATTTAACTCGGCCCCATCCTGAAAGAGTGCCATTCTTGGTTGCTGAAACACCACGGGCACGCCATACCCTTGATGAATTAAACCCACAGAAATCCAAACACCAAGGTGTACGGAAAGCAAAGTGGCATCTGGGAATTAGAAGTCAGAGTCGACCAAATGATATCATGGCAGAAGTATGTAGAGCAATCAAGCAGTTGGATTATGAATGGAAG GTTGTAAACCCCTATTATTTGCGCGTACGAAGGAAGAATCCTGTGACAAGCACATTTTCCAAAATGAGTCTACAACTATACCAAGTGGATAGCAGGACTTACTTATTGGATTTCCGTAGTATTGATG ATGAAATTACAGAAGCCAAATCAGGGACTGCTACTCCACAGAGATCGGGATCCATCAGCAACTATCGATCTTGCCAAAGGAGCGATTCCGATGCTGAGGCTCAAAGCAAGCCCTCAGAAGTTTCTCTTACCTCATCTGTGACCTCCCTCGACTCTTCTCCTGTTGACTTAGCTCCAAGACCAGGAAGTCACACAATAGAATTTTTTGAAATGTGTGCAAATCTAATTAAAATTCTTGCACAGTAA